Proteins from one Mesotoga infera genomic window:
- a CDS encoding alpha/beta fold hydrolase, with protein sequence MYKPSLILFLFIAAATVATTGSIELYGNEIFFRIGEAEGLPVVVIGDGPGISGSYLEDILPGRKTVLYDSAGSGKSSDVGSLDLSLEYYISELSAIVHELELERFHLMGHGFGSLIAVYYALARPAELSSLVLVNPILSIPQLDLLIEEYTLQNDTVPDKLKLLFLNYRGDIESKLKTTVEDINRDIYDQFWGDGPGVTGELRGLDISSGLSDLRMPVLICTGLYNFPGVDKVIDYQKLSPKSEFVTFINSAHFPMLEESEGFNMIIGDFLRRVEAEQESSPEHDLSGRAVDILSGIVSLGEKDNGVDMDLEIGRDFTISLPSSPGTGYSWRLEEFDGSVLRLLSEPFYEEPGTTGGGYQVFQFRVIGPGETDISLSYCSCWNDEPIGTYRVGISVPLLEREVLSIDESDNGKSFSVDLAIPLEVSLNVTTGTGMSWRITSTTSSILRQTKENEYLIPENTPSVGGTIQQRYYFEGINYGTAYIEFSYGRPWEETPPERTFGATITVAEPVHDIYIARDSDNDRHIALKLDQMLILKLKNGSSSDETWYLREELPEQLKLLSDPFIEYFEEVRYSVFYFRTVERGEGVLELSYGSSASPDQSIDTYRITLKIE encoded by the coding sequence TTGTATAAACCATCTTTAATTCTCTTTCTTTTCATCGCGGCCGCAACGGTTGCCACTACCGGAAGTATAGAGCTTTACGGTAATGAGATATTCTTCAGAATCGGCGAAGCCGAAGGTCTTCCCGTAGTAGTGATAGGTGACGGCCCGGGAATAAGTGGCAGCTATCTCGAAGATATACTCCCGGGAAGAAAAACTGTTCTCTACGATTCGGCCGGAAGCGGAAAATCCAGCGACGTCGGCTCCTTGGATTTGAGCTTGGAATATTACATCTCCGAGTTGTCGGCGATCGTTCACGAGCTGGAACTTGAGAGATTCCATTTAATGGGACACGGCTTCGGGAGCCTGATAGCCGTTTATTACGCTCTTGCGAGGCCGGCGGAACTGTCGAGCCTGGTACTTGTGAATCCGATACTCTCGATTCCTCAATTAGACCTGCTGATCGAAGAATATACGCTCCAAAACGACACCGTACCCGATAAGCTGAAGCTGCTTTTCCTGAATTACAGGGGAGATATAGAATCAAAACTCAAGACGACCGTAGAGGACATAAACCGCGACATTTACGATCAGTTCTGGGGTGACGGCCCGGGAGTAACCGGTGAGTTGAGGGGGCTGGATATCTCCTCGGGCCTATCCGATCTCAGAATGCCGGTGCTTATCTGCACGGGATTGTACAATTTTCCAGGAGTCGATAAAGTCATCGATTACCAGAAACTCTCCCCAAAGAGCGAGTTCGTCACATTCATAAACAGCGCGCACTTTCCCATGCTTGAAGAGAGTGAGGGTTTCAATATGATAATCGGAGATTTTCTCCGGAGGGTTGAAGCGGAACAAGAAAGCAGCCCCGAACACGATTTATCTGGAAGAGCCGTTGATATTTTGTCTGGAATTGTTTCGCTCGGCGAGAAAGACAACGGGGTCGATATGGATCTTGAAATTGGCCGCGACTTCACCATTTCACTCCCTTCGAGTCCGGGGACAGGTTACTCCTGGAGGCTCGAAGAGTTCGACGGAAGCGTCTTGAGGCTTCTCTCCGAACCATTCTACGAAGAACCGGGAACGACGGGCGGCGGCTACCAGGTCTTTCAGTTCAGGGTGATAGGCCCCGGAGAGACCGACATTTCTCTCTCTTATTGCTCTTGCTGGAACGATGAACCGATAGGGACCTACAGGGTCGGGATCTCTGTGCCGCTTCTGGAAAGGGAGGTTCTATCTATCGACGAATCCGATAACGGGAAGAGTTTCTCGGTAGATCTAGCCATACCTCTAGAGGTTTCATTGAACGTGACCACGGGAACTGGTATGTCATGGAGAATAACCTCCACCACCTCTTCTATCCTCCGTCAGACGAAGGAAAACGAGTATCTGATACCTGAAAACACCCCGTCCGTGGGCGGGACCATCCAGCAGCGTTACTATTTCGAGGGTATCAACTACGGAACCGCCTATATAGAATTCTCCTATGGAAGACCCTGGGAGGAAACACCTCCAGAGAGGACCTTCGGGGCGACGATAACGGTGGCCGAACCCGTTCATGACATTTACATTGCCAGGGACAGCGACAACGATCGCCATATAGCTCTAAAACTCGACCAGATGTTGATTTTGAAATTGAAGAACGGTTCGTCGAGCGATGAAACCTGGTATTTACGCGAGGAACTTCCAGAACAGTTGAAGCTACTCTCCGATCCCTTCATCGAATACTTTGAAGAAGTCAGATATTCGGTTTTCTATTTTAGAACCGTGGAGAGAGGGGAGGGCGTTCTGGAGCTGTCTTATGGAAGTTCCGCATCGCCGGATCAATCGATAGATACTTACAGGATTACGTTGAAAATAGAATGA